AGCGGTAATGTTGAACGCTTGGCGCAAGACTTCTGCCGGATAGTGCGGGGTTCCCCCCGTCAAGCCAGTGTCGGTGATGTGGGGAAAAGCACTCATGGGTTCGTGAAAAGGCAGGCGAAACAAGCGATCGCATTGTGCGAAACATTCCCCAATCCAATCCGCCAGGTCGGCAAAGGCACCTCCCCAAGGACGGTAAATAAAATCCCAACCGAAATTGCCCATCATCCAACAGGGAATGCCGGCGGCTTTCGCCATGGGAGCGACCAAAGGTGGAATATCGGCTAGAATCAATCCCACCCGGTTTAAGCGTAAAAAATCCACCTCGGAAGCAATTATCTGGTTTTGACGCCGGCGAATTTCTTGCCAAGCCGTTAGGGTGGCTTCCCGGTCCATTTGTAAGGCATCCGCTTGCACGACCCCCACATCAAAAGCCCGGGGACGGTAAATAAAGTCTTCCCCTACATAAGAAGCTAGCAACCAGCGCGGGGCTTTGGTGGCAAAAATGAGCAAAATTTCGGGATTCTGTTTTTGGATTTGCGCGGCCACCGAGGCAGCGCGTACGGCATGACCGAAGCCATGGTTGGTAATAGCAATATAAACCGCTGGACGCATAGATCGGCTCGATAAAATTGGACGATGAGAAGGGGTTGGGAAAAAAGACAAGATGGGGGTGTGAGTTGGCCCACCTCCGCCGCTAGCAGGAACTGACAAGACCCCCCTATTCAGCTACGGCAGTTGTTGTTTTAGTTGGTAAAGGGCATCTGCTTCTAGGGTAACTTTTACCTCCAACAGCTGTTCGGAGTCTCGCAAGGTTAGCAGGTAACGACCGCTAACCACTGACCCCTCGCATTCGGGATTGTTCATTTGATAGGTTTGGTAGGGAACTTGGGGAATGGCTACGCGCACCACCAAGTTTTCTTGGGATTGGGGATAGACGTACAGTTGCTGTTTTTTGGTATCTAAAATTAATTTTCTTGGGGTGGTGTTTTTTTCCTGGTTGTCGCCGGTTTTTTGCCAGTAGAGGGTAATGCCGCGAATTTGTGGTTGGGCCAGGACCAGGGTTTCGTCAAATCGTTGGCGTTCCCAGTCAATGTCTTCGAGGTTGCGACTGGTGGGAAGAACCCGTTGCTGCCAGGTAACCTCTTTGCCCTCTAGGGATTGCCACCACTGGCGAATTGTGTCAAAGTTGTTCCGGTTGTCCGCATGGTTGCTGCCATATTCCCAAACG
This portion of the Geitlerinema sp. PCC 9228 genome encodes:
- a CDS encoding glycosyl transferase, coding for MRPAVYIAITNHGFGHAVRAASVAAQIQKQNPEILLIFATKAPRWLLASYVGEDFIYRPRAFDVGVVQADALQMDREATLTAWQEIRRRQNQIIASEVDFLRLNRVGLILADIPPLVAPMAKAAGIPCWMMGNFGWDFIYRPWGGAFADLADWIGECFAQCDRLFRLPFHEPMSAFPHITDTGLTGGTPHYPAEVLRQAFNITAPVEKTVLLSFGGLGLQKIPYANLTQFPDWQFITFDPQAPQLPNLLSVSAQEIPDLPVLGGNEAKLLRPVDFMPLCARVVSKPGYSTFAEAMRLQVPVVSLQREGFAESPLLLQALRQHAYHQIVSPDEFMYGGWEFLRQPLSAPESAASVPTNGSEAIASQVVRYLLKVPPPSTVAREQRP